In Sardina pilchardus chromosome 8, fSarPil1.1, whole genome shotgun sequence, a genomic segment contains:
- the LOC134089394 gene encoding coiled-coil domain-containing protein 60-like, whose translation MPCRRLLRAVRQGRGYFQLLQKEAQEAAGKEAQGAPGPQPPRPSSDSDSDSESPVSSGLSWPSSQTSSRGRRRSQSARPFTPIHRSLTTPQLHQLPPESVFGQLCCLNWLLETLTLGRVGRAAPVSSCWDPKDPGESRAAIKAVSKEKAIQAKWEQFISVPKTPRRLPPRLSRASSGGSYLRKASGQSRASSSSRAITTPSLGPRAITTPSLGPLGSLTCLAPGGEEEGPGGSALTGEDTDQQSVAGSDAEPPVSEYLQKLLEEVYQSVAKDLYGPGTKTVRDFVWNSKLKSASANNITSDRQESTVGFKRETPRPKSCPAGQLSATARFINRKSSRLDELRTSFEERAEELAQTFSDCLEAKSKRRWDSGLQRLQALCKRMSSLGGDIHQHISLSKHEVDPDKPYSTQWLLVLLRNLAAAGERNRKLSRVLEKLQRFADERRLRVRPQVFLKVLGALQPWELCLPDLCVAIEVVREHAVRMSGEDYDAWLLTRIAGPQDTKSAAHSS comes from the exons ATGCCCTGCAGGAGACTTCTGCGAGCGGTCAGACAGGGCAGAGGCTACTTTCAGCTCCTGCAGAAGGAGGCGCAGGAGGCCGCGGGGAAGGAGGCGCAGGGAGCCCCAGGGCCTCAACCCCCCCGCCCGTCCTCGGACAGCGACTCCGACTCAGAGAG CCCCGTGTCGTCTGGACTCAGCTGgccttcgtctcagacttccagcaGAGGGAGACGCAGGAGCCAGTCAGCGCGACCCTTCACCCCCATACACCGCTCGCTCACCACCCCACAGCTGCACCAGCTCCCACC ggaGTCGGTGTTTGGCCAGCTGTGCTGTCTGAACTGGCTCCTGGAGACCCTGACGCTGGGCCGCGTGGGTCGAGCTGCACCCGTCTCCTCCTGCTGGGACCCCAA GGATCCAGGTGAAAGCAGAGCTGCCATCAAGGCCGTGTCCAAGGAGAAAGCCATTCAGGCCAAGTGGGAGCAGTTCATCAGTGTGCCAAAG actCCACGGCGCCTCCCCCCCAGGCTGTCTCGCGCCTCCTCGGGCGGCTCCTACCTGCGGAAGGCGTCGGGCCAGAGccgggcctcctcctcctcgcgggCCATCACCACTCCGTCCCTGGGCCCGCGGGCCATCACCACTCCGTCCCTGGGTCCGCTGGGCAGCCTGACGTGCCTGGCCcccggtggggaggaggaggggccagGAGGATCCGCACTGACCGGTGAGGACACTGACCAGCAGAGCGTCGCTGGATCTGATGCCGAGCCTCCGGTCTCAGAGT ACCTGCAGAAGCTTCTGGAAGAGGTTTACCAGAGTGTTGCCAAAGATCTCTACGGCCCAGGCACAAAGACTGTTCGAGACTTTGTTTGGAACAG CAAACTAAAATCAGCGTCTGCAAACAATATCACCTCTGATAGACAAGAATCTACTGTGGGGTTCAAGAGGGAGACACCACGACCAAAGAG TTGCCCCGCCGGACAGCTCTCGGCCACCGCGCGGTTTATCAACAGGAAGTCCTCCAGGTTGGACGAGCTGAGGACTTCCTTTGAGGAGCGTGCGGAGGAGCTGGCCCAGACCTTCAGCGACTGCCTGGAGGCCAAGTCCAA AAGGCGCTGGGATTCAGGGCTCCAGCGATTGCAAGCCCTCTGTAAGAGGATGTCCTCTTTGGGTGGCGACATCCATCAGCACATTTCCCTGAGCAAACACGAGGTGGATCCAGACAAACCCTATAGCACTCAGTG GCTGCTGGTGCTGTTGCGTAATCTCGCCGCGGCGGGCGAgcgaaacaggaagttgtcgCGGGTGCTGGAGAAGCTGCAGCGCTTCGCCGATGAGCGCCGTCTCAGGGTGCGCCCGCAGGTCTTCCTCAAAGTCTTGGGCGCCCTGCAGCCCTGGGAGCTGTGTCTGCCCGACCTGTGTGTGGCCATAGAG GTGGTGCGGGAGCATGCGGTGCGGATGAGCGGGGAGGACTACGACGCCTGGCTCCTCACAAGGATCGCTGGCCCCCAGGACACCAAGAGCGCAGCTCATagctcatga